One window of the Actinomyces wuliandei genome contains the following:
- the adfA gene encoding actinodefensin-associated protein A: MTTQTAPPWSATPALLRHKDGAWQQVDEKTLAGEHASASLMLVLGRIAGLRPPFGRSVFTDVLQRTPGTVLSGETITPQPQEAADPGTRSLESAERLLAASLARYGARGAVQSALPVDHMITRYLSDITSRQPESSPQGEQRKNATAVVDARGVRDLIGAVEEEREAADSSPYPAFLQRLLKRDRSHSSQPGPVPADAPEASPDSAESTDSAGTAPEAAEPELDLDPQWLAGEAIQMIDVARIVSLTSWQEAVKDLPPRTSQLLWTAAEDPATSALAPYRPAHDPQVLAAFAQVPATQRAITLPNGLRTLDAALCQRYGRDPVGDHAAARLQAVREASQAWQRWEEELAQGSLAARGLIDTDGMRRIGQDPFLRQKYALSIKKTVETERWVTSWLEAGGSLTE; the protein is encoded by the coding sequence ATGACTACACAGACTGCTCCACCCTGGAGCGCCACCCCGGCACTGCTGCGTCACAAGGACGGCGCCTGGCAGCAGGTTGACGAGAAGACCCTGGCCGGCGAGCACGCCTCCGCGAGCCTCATGCTCGTGCTCGGCCGTATCGCGGGCCTGCGCCCACCGTTCGGCCGCTCCGTCTTCACCGACGTGCTCCAGCGGACTCCAGGGACCGTCCTCAGCGGCGAGACGATCACACCCCAGCCCCAGGAGGCTGCTGACCCCGGCACCCGCAGCCTGGAGAGCGCGGAGCGGCTCCTGGCCGCCTCACTGGCCCGCTACGGGGCCCGGGGCGCCGTCCAGTCAGCCCTGCCCGTGGACCACATGATCACCCGTTACCTCAGCGACATCACCTCACGGCAGCCAGAGTCCTCCCCGCAGGGCGAGCAGAGGAAGAACGCCACCGCCGTCGTCGACGCCAGAGGCGTGCGCGACCTCATCGGAGCCGTCGAGGAGGAGCGGGAGGCAGCCGACAGCAGCCCCTACCCTGCCTTCCTCCAGCGGCTGCTCAAGCGCGACAGGTCCCACTCCTCCCAGCCCGGCCCCGTCCCGGCAGACGCCCCCGAAGCCTCCCCTGACTCCGCTGAGTCCACCGACTCCGCCGGGACAGCCCCGGAGGCTGCCGAGCCAGAGCTGGACCTGGACCCCCAGTGGCTGGCTGGTGAGGCCATCCAGATGATCGACGTCGCCCGGATCGTCTCCCTGACCTCCTGGCAGGAGGCCGTCAAGGACCTGCCGCCCCGCACCAGCCAGCTGCTCTGGACCGCTGCGGAGGACCCGGCTACCAGCGCCCTCGCCCCCTACCGCCCCGCGCACGACCCGCAGGTGCTGGCGGCCTTCGCCCAGGTGCCAGCCACGCAGCGCGCCATCACCTTGCCCAACGGGCTGCGCACCCTGGACGCCGCCCTGTGCCAGCGCTACGGCCGCGACCCCGTGGGCGACCACGCCGCCGCCCGGCTCCAGGCCGTCCGGGAGGCGTCCCAGGCCTGGCAGAGGTGGGAGGAGGAGCTGGCTCAGGGCAGCCTGGCCGCCCGGGGACTCATCGACACCGACGGCATGAGGCGCATCGGCCAGGACCCCTTCCTCAGACAGAAGTACGCGCTCAGCATCAAGAAGACCGTAGAGACAGAAAGGTGGGTGACGTCATGGCTAGAGGCTGGCGGCTCGCTGACGGAATGA
- the adfB gene encoding actinodefensin-associated protein B, with the protein MSLTHLKNGGWTLADLHRLSVHEIDEDTGTVLHAAVTGAPGTSSDTTSDSASGTTSSSASELLGAAVASGVLVETEDPTAPAPTDADTTTHKETQP; encoded by the coding sequence ATGAGCCTGACACACCTGAAGAACGGCGGCTGGACCCTCGCGGACCTGCACCGGTTGTCCGTCCACGAGATTGACGAGGACACCGGGACGGTCCTCCACGCCGCCGTGACTGGGGCGCCCGGTACCAGCTCCGACACGACCTCCGACTCCGCCTCCGGCACCACCTCCAGCTCTGCCTCCGAACTCCTTGGGGCCGCAGTCGCCTCCGGGGTGCTCGTCGAGACGGAGGACCCCACAGCCCCCGCACCCACTGACGCAGACACCACGACACACAAGGAGACGCAGCCATGA
- a CDS encoding ABC transporter ATP-binding protein, protein MAAASPGRAGVGSARRVLSRSSGTGRALRAMTPSVVIITILLAIQSGLGTVSPLMLQRVIDGTRPGASLVSAVVVPALLAAAAALASTAANVIEQRVTASTGQRFQERLRVLMLGKLTRLPSSAVGAEPSGAMLSRITNDTEQAQSFVSSILPQVFGLITRLVVLVTIMSSRSVTITLVVLGLGLVLILPTEGVSRRLAATTDRMLDAMSSFSGTVMERTGVAGHLFSRTVADTETDQQQARQTAAEVRRTYTRMITIETAFSSSLDLAGSLGTVAILVIGGHSVIRGEMTVGSLAALITLAPQLYEPLQSASGIRTALASTWAALVRVHGFLEKDEEWYEPPAEPVDVLDTGSLIVREVDFSVPSESGATTLLHSVSLTARCGEIVSVVGPSGSGKSTLLSLIAGANRPERGHITFGGLSPADTGSVGWNRIVQLCPQDPFFRSATLLENFTLARPGIREDQVDTLCRQMGLDLSRLGDRSGMTTMMGEHGMRVSGGERARLAIARMLALSPRVLLLDEPTSALDDESTRRFISVLLTLRRSHCVIVTTHDARLSTVTDRTYRMEDGRLSEVRPARASALAGAGDRLP, encoded by the coding sequence ATGGCGGCAGCGTCACCTGGTCGCGCAGGTGTAGGTAGTGCCCGGCGGGTGCTGTCCCGCTCCAGCGGCACCGGCCGGGCGCTGCGGGCCATGACCCCTTCGGTGGTCATCATCACCATCCTGCTGGCCATCCAGTCCGGCCTGGGCACCGTCTCCCCGCTCATGCTCCAGCGCGTCATCGACGGCACCCGCCCTGGTGCCTCCCTGGTCTCAGCGGTCGTCGTCCCCGCGCTGCTGGCTGCCGCTGCCGCACTGGCCAGCACGGCAGCCAACGTGATCGAGCAGCGTGTCACGGCCTCCACCGGGCAGCGCTTCCAGGAGCGGCTGCGCGTGCTCATGCTCGGCAAGCTCACCCGGCTGCCCTCCTCAGCCGTGGGGGCCGAGCCCAGCGGGGCCATGCTCTCCCGCATCACCAACGACACCGAGCAGGCACAGTCCTTCGTCTCCAGCATCCTGCCCCAGGTCTTCGGGCTCATCACCCGCCTGGTGGTCCTGGTCACCATCATGTCCTCACGCTCGGTCACCATCACCCTGGTCGTCCTGGGCCTAGGACTGGTCCTCATCCTGCCCACCGAGGGGGTCTCACGCAGGCTCGCCGCCACCACCGACCGCATGCTCGACGCCATGTCCTCCTTCAGCGGCACCGTCATGGAGCGCACGGGCGTGGCCGGGCACCTCTTCTCCCGCACGGTGGCTGACACCGAGACGGACCAGCAGCAGGCCAGGCAGACCGCCGCAGAGGTCCGGCGCACCTACACGCGCATGATCACCATCGAGACAGCCTTCTCCTCCTCCTTGGACCTGGCGGGCTCCCTGGGGACGGTGGCCATCCTTGTCATCGGGGGGCACAGCGTGATCCGTGGGGAGATGACGGTCGGCTCCCTGGCCGCCCTCATCACCCTGGCGCCCCAGCTCTACGAACCGCTCCAGTCCGCCTCCGGGATACGCACCGCTCTGGCCTCCACCTGGGCCGCGCTGGTGCGCGTCCACGGCTTCCTGGAGAAGGACGAGGAGTGGTACGAGCCGCCGGCAGAGCCCGTGGACGTGCTGGACACCGGCTCGCTCATCGTCCGGGAGGTGGACTTCTCCGTCCCCAGCGAGTCGGGTGCCACCACCCTGCTCCACTCAGTCAGCCTCACGGCGCGCTGCGGGGAGATCGTCAGCGTGGTGGGCCCCTCCGGCTCGGGCAAGTCCACCCTGCTCAGCCTCATCGCCGGGGCCAACCGCCCCGAGCGCGGTCACATCACCTTTGGCGGCCTCTCCCCTGCGGACACGGGCTCAGTGGGGTGGAACCGCATCGTCCAGCTCTGCCCCCAGGACCCGTTCTTCCGCAGCGCCACCCTGCTGGAGAACTTCACCCTGGCCCGCCCGGGAATCCGTGAGGACCAGGTGGACACGCTCTGCCGCCAGATGGGCCTGGACCTCTCCCGGCTGGGCGACCGCTCCGGGATGACCACCATGATGGGCGAGCACGGCATGCGGGTCAGCGGGGGTGAGCGCGCCCGCCTGGCCATCGCGCGGATGCTGGCCCTGTCACCCCGGGTGCTCCTGCTCGACGAGCCCACCTCCGCCCTGGACGACGAGTCCACCCGACGGTTCATCAGCGTGCTGCTGACCCTGCGGCGCAGCCACTGCGTCATCGTCACCACCCACGACGCCAGGCTGTCCACCGTCACCGACCGCACCTACCGCATGGAGGACGGGCGGCTGAGCGAGGTGCGCCCCGCACGCGCCTCCGCCCTGGCGGGGGCGGGAGACCGGCTGCCATGA
- a CDS encoding S9 family peptidase, translating to MRHDATPQPPDATPQVAAQASPPAVAPVSVRAVSAGLDRLAVHTLTLPCGRQAVLEAPVYRSVPRARLDLIRHRGTAYDRLCGDTIPSPVPTGYAGAVEDGVPTLLSQQASGLPLPHGPGGWVVAHHQDDGHVTVRLHEHDEHHEDAASAPTTWGTSTRSLLGLRSNPAQETRLWRLGDQVVWLRQEHSPSSSALVRSRDDRAWPQALVTELFEAALCTVMVGPRPLPGLPRGVVVLLEAQEPSTQELEPSAQGPGAQETEARKAPGTLVLGLAQTPRELSAFLHEDHVPHHLVTPGPGGTWSPSPVGDLPRSSVAHRLLDGQPTVVFTERLETATTSYRVSDGSVLACVEARVDHYTGVPGLSSAWVEHSEPHLVQWATGSWTDGTPVTHLQEEADGVVTVMTQGGQGHQEVPLAPGAWQVSPVVRDDPPVPPPPPAAHPSAPVLWCPSVQDPVAGQPGLVLARREDGHMVEVVTGDPAGTQTPLVWFDDSSDLPAAPVDGRDVRHGVDLGTLPVGDAAWCHAGTRPVVRVSIDYHHLAALEPEGLLSELHQAWRAAVRAISDMLGDSPGGGHVTPFLGGHSFGAALAAVAVLRGLCSPAGALLRSGAYDRYATPHGFEHDHRTAASHPGLYRVMSVLPRAGAHRGTPFLISCGGSDQNSATTPQQSLALHENLLAAQADTTLAVFPEEGHVFSSRQALLERRRLEEEWMRSHPPHDHRPVHTARPDPTSPGQAHQQQDDPRPTERKSQP from the coding sequence ATGAGGCACGACGCCACCCCGCAGCCCCCGGACGCCACCCCTCAGGTTGCCGCGCAGGCCAGCCCCCCAGCCGTCGCGCCGGTCTCGGTCCGGGCGGTGTCGGCGGGGCTGGACCGGCTGGCCGTCCACACGCTCACCCTGCCGTGCGGCAGGCAGGCCGTCCTGGAGGCGCCCGTCTACCGCAGCGTCCCCCGTGCCCGGCTGGACCTCATCAGGCACCGGGGCACGGCCTACGACCGCCTCTGCGGGGACACTATCCCCTCACCTGTGCCCACCGGCTACGCCGGAGCCGTCGAGGACGGCGTACCCACCCTGCTCTCGCAGCAGGCCAGCGGGCTGCCCCTGCCCCACGGCCCCGGCGGATGGGTCGTCGCCCACCACCAGGACGACGGGCACGTCACCGTACGCCTCCACGAGCACGACGAGCACCACGAGGACGCTGCCTCCGCCCCCACCACCTGGGGCACCAGCACCCGCTCGCTGCTGGGCCTGCGGAGCAACCCGGCACAGGAGACCCGCCTGTGGCGGCTGGGCGACCAGGTGGTCTGGCTGCGCCAGGAGCACAGCCCCTCCTCCTCTGCCCTCGTGAGGAGCCGCGACGACCGCGCCTGGCCGCAGGCGCTGGTGACCGAGCTCTTTGAGGCCGCCCTGTGCACCGTCATGGTCGGCCCCCGCCCCCTGCCCGGCCTGCCCAGGGGGGTCGTGGTGCTCCTGGAGGCGCAGGAGCCAAGCACCCAGGAACTGGAGCCAAGCGCCCAGGGGCCAGGAGCCCAGGAGACGGAGGCCCGGAAGGCACCGGGGACGCTGGTGCTGGGCCTGGCCCAGACGCCCCGGGAGCTGTCCGCCTTCCTCCACGAGGACCACGTCCCCCACCACCTGGTCACCCCAGGCCCCGGTGGCACCTGGTCCCCCTCCCCGGTCGGGGACCTCCCCCGCAGCTCGGTGGCCCACCGTCTCCTGGACGGCCAGCCCACCGTGGTCTTCACCGAGCGCCTAGAGACCGCCACCACCTCCTACCGCGTGAGCGACGGCAGCGTCCTGGCCTGCGTCGAGGCCCGGGTGGACCACTACACGGGCGTGCCCGGGCTCAGCAGCGCGTGGGTGGAGCACAGCGAGCCCCATCTGGTGCAGTGGGCCACCGGGTCGTGGACCGACGGCACACCCGTGACCCACCTCCAGGAGGAGGCCGACGGCGTGGTCACGGTCATGACCCAGGGGGGCCAGGGGCACCAGGAGGTCCCCCTGGCCCCCGGCGCCTGGCAGGTCAGCCCCGTCGTACGCGACGACCCGCCCGTGCCCCCACCGCCCCCGGCCGCGCACCCAAGCGCTCCCGTCCTGTGGTGCCCCTCCGTGCAGGACCCGGTGGCCGGGCAGCCTGGGCTGGTCCTGGCACGGCGGGAGGACGGGCACATGGTCGAGGTGGTGACCGGTGACCCAGCGGGCACGCAGACGCCCCTGGTGTGGTTCGACGACTCCAGTGACCTCCCGGCGGCACCCGTGGACGGCCGGGACGTGCGCCACGGCGTCGACCTGGGCACCCTGCCCGTGGGCGACGCCGCCTGGTGCCACGCAGGGACGCGGCCGGTGGTGCGCGTGAGCATCGACTACCACCACCTGGCAGCCCTGGAGCCCGAGGGTCTCCTCTCCGAGCTGCACCAGGCGTGGCGGGCGGCAGTGAGGGCCATCAGCGACATGCTCGGGGACAGCCCAGGCGGCGGGCACGTCACCCCCTTCCTGGGCGGGCACAGCTTTGGTGCGGCACTGGCGGCCGTCGCCGTGCTGCGCGGCCTGTGCTCACCGGCGGGTGCCCTTCTGCGCAGCGGCGCCTACGACCGCTACGCGACCCCGCACGGCTTTGAGCACGACCACCGCACGGCCGCCTCGCACCCCGGGCTCTACCGCGTCATGAGCGTGCTCCCCCGGGCGGGCGCGCACCGGGGCACCCCCTTCCTCATCAGCTGCGGCGGCAGCGACCAGAACTCCGCCACCACCCCGCAGCAGTCTCTGGCCCTCCACGAGAACCTCCTGGCCGCGCAGGCCGACACCACGCTGGCCGTCTTCCCCGAGGAGGGGCACGTCTTCTCCTCCCGGCAGGCACTCCTGGAGCGTCGACGCCTGGAGGAGGAGTGGATGCGCAGCCACCCTCCCCACGATCACCGCCCAGTCCACACAGCCCGGCCGGACCCGACAAGCCCGGGCCAGGCGCACCAGCAGCAGGACGACCCACGACCCACAGAAAGGAAGTCACAGCCATGA